Proteins from a genomic interval of Pelodiscus sinensis isolate JC-2024 unplaced genomic scaffold, ASM4963464v1 ctg37, whole genome shotgun sequence:
- the LOC142824038 gene encoding uncharacterized protein LOC142824038, translating to MCKKLEKLDEAVVRFQIDTVRNLSVQISRISEGIGELEGTCQNPASEFLQDGRSTLSRCETGQFQLLEEISPELEEQVRGFSQKTIALSETLREFKDTLPSALERARGKSLGAFRQAFPVSETDVISWVEQEEELRVPDPPSCEEGEIISNTQTGDGTLTENHEKCLQQEGLEQVSPCGLLLRRSDGHVFQIREQGESCESQHSPEKQQGNHLGEGQGNSRSTGEKRNTETVQQEIPHQQSPCTCSDCETLPEHQRVHTGEKPFKCSDSGKSFSEHSHFTNNQKIHTRDTPHNCSDCGKNFSTNSHLVIHRMAHTGEKPFTCSDCGKNFSSSSSLVAHRRSHTGEKPFNCSDCEKSFSKSSTLVRHRRTHTGEKPFYCSDCGKSFSSNGELITHWRIHTGEKPFNCSDCGKSFSQKSNLVTHRKSHTVEKPFHCSDCGQSFSNSTSLLSHRMTHTGEKPFYCSHCGKSFKRNSDLVIHHRIHTGEKPYGCSDCGKSFSHSSSLLYHKRTHTAKKLFNCSDCGKSFSQCSCVTSHQNTYKRITL from the exons ATGTGTAAAAAG CTGGAGAAATTAGATGAGGCGGTCGTGAGGTTCCAGATTGACACTGTCAGGAACCTCTCTGTGCAGATTTCCCGTATCAGCGAGGGGatcggtgagctggaggggacatgTCAGAACCCAGCAAGTGAATTcttgcag GATGGCAGAAGCACCCTGAGTAG gtgtgagacggggcagttccagctgctggaagagatttcccctgaactggaagaacaagtcagaggtttctcccagaaaacgattgctctgtcggagactctgagggagttcaaag acactctgccctctgcactggagagagcaagaggaaaatctcttggagctttcagacaag CATTTCCAGTCTCCGAAActgatgtgatctcctgggtggagcaagaggaggagctaCGGGTCCCAGATCCTCcgagctgtgaggaaggggagatcatcagcaacacccagacag GTGACGGGACACTGACTGAGAACCATGAAAAGtgtcttcagcaggaaggactggagcaagtgtctccatgtgGACTATTATTGAGACGATCTGATGGACATGTTTTCCAGATacgtgagcaaggagagagctgtgagagtcagcatagcccagaaaagcagcagggaaaccatctaggagagggacagggtaactccaggagcacaggggagaaaagaaacacagaaaccgtccaacaggaaatcccccatcaacagtcaccctgcacgtgtagtgactgtgaaactcttCCTGAACATCAAAGGGTCCATacgggagagaagcccttcaagtgctctgactctgggaaaagcttcagtgagcactcacactttacaaacaatcagaaaatacatacaagagacacaccccataactgctctgactgtgggaaaaacttcagtacaaactcaCACTTGGTTATCCATAGGAtggctcacacaggagagaaacccttcacttgctctgactgcgggaaaaacttcagtagtaGCTCAAGCCTTGTTGCCCataggaggagccacacaggggagaaacctttcaattgctctgactgcgagaaAAGCTTCAGTAAGAGTTCaacccttgttagacataggaggacccacacgggggaaaaacccttctactgctctgactgtgggaaaagcttcagtagtaaTGGAGAACTTATTACCCATtggaggatccacacaggagagaaacctttcaattgctctgactgcgggaaaagcttcagtcagaagtcaaaccttgttacccataggaagaGCCACACAGTAGAGAAACCTTtccattgctctgactgtggacaaagcttcagTAACAGCACAAGCCTTCTTAGTCATAGaatgacccacacaggagagaaacccttctactgctctcactgtgggaaaagcttcaaaagAAACTCAGACCTTGTTATCCATCacaggatccacacaggagagaaaccttacggttgctctgactgcgggaaaagcttcagtcacagctCAAGCCTTTTATACcataagagaacccacacagcaaagaaacttttcaattgctctgactgcgggaaaagcttcagtcagtgctCCTGCGTTACTAGCCATCAGAATACATACAAGAGAATCACCTTATAA